In Oceanotoga teriensis, the DNA window CCTTATTACAATCCAATAATCTCTTCACATATTTAAAACCCTTATAATTATTATTATTAATTCCATAAATAGAAGCATCACAATTATTCATAGCTTTTTTATATACATATTCAAAACAATCATCATCACAGTTATTAGAAAAATTTAAAATATCTTTTAAAGAAATATCTGAAAAATAATCATAAAAATCTTCATCAAATTTTTTATTCAAAATAATATCATTATTCTTTGAAACAAAGACAACATTAGTATGAGATCCCTTTATAATCAATTTAACTTCATTATTTTTTCCAATAATTTTTACAGATATAAATATATCCGAAATATCAAAAAGACAATTAATTTTAAAAAAATCAGAAGAAATCAATGATTCAGCTTTTTCTATCATATCTTCATCTATATCTGATAATATTTCAAGACCAAGTTCAGATTTTTTAGAAACAAATCCTATTGCCGCAGCAAAAAGATTCCCCCTTTTAGAAGTTCCTGGAATACCAACATCAACACCATTTTTAAAAACATTCTTACTCAAATCTATATTTATATTATCAACACTTTCATTATCTCCAAAAAAATCTACAGCTTTTGCAACAGCAAAAGCTACAGCAGCTGGTTCAGTACAACCACTTGTATAAACAATCTCATTAAATATATAATCTTTAAGACAACCCATAAAAACGCCTCCAATGCCTAATAAATAGTATTTCCTTTAGAATCTATTCCCATAATCAAAGGAAAATCTTTAACTATTATTCTTTGAATAGATTCTGTACCCAAATCTTCAAAGGCTAAAACTTCATGAGACATTATTTTTTCAGACAAAAAAGCAGCTACACCACTTGGTGCAATAAGATAAAACTTTGAATAATCTTTATTTAAATCACTTACAAAAGAACTTCTTTTCCCCTTACCAACAGTTGCATAAACTCCCAAATCATACATAAATTTAAGAAAAGGATCCATTCTATTACTGGTAGTTGGACCTATTGCACCAATACTTTGAAAATAGGGTTTTTTAGCTGGACCGGCATAAAAAATTATCTTATTTTTAAAATCAATGGGTAAACTTTCTCCCTTTTGAAATAATTCAAAAATTCTTTTATGAGCGGCATCTCTCATAATAATAAACTCACCAGAAAAACTTATAAAATCTCCAGCTTTATACTTATCAAACCTCAACTCGAACACATCCTTTTCTAACTAGATAACAATCAATAGAAATT includes these proteins:
- a CDS encoding L-serine ammonia-lyase, iron-sulfur-dependent, subunit alpha, which gives rise to MGCLKDYIFNEIVYTSGCTEPAAVAFAVAKAVDFFGDNESVDNINIDLSKNVFKNGVDVGIPGTSKRGNLFAAAIGFVSKKSELGLEILSDIDEDMIEKAESLISSDFFKINCLFDISDIFISVKIIGKNNEVKLIIKGSHTNVVFVSKNNDIILNKKFDEDFYDYFSDISLKDILNFSNNCDDDCFEYVYKKAMNNCDASIYGINNNNYKGFKYVKRLLDCNKDYDEKIIELLVVSASMSRMGGAPVRITSCFGSGNQGIVSLVPIFFYGKKNNLSKEIISKALILSCLITGFIKHKMGKLIPLCGVFYAAGVGASVGLYFLMNGFIDENIINSLIINFYSGSAGVLCDGAKESCAIKSGNAAKFAFECAELMSYDKSEFSCSGISGNNFYDTIDNLNYLNVEGMKCIDKLFINIINNRGDFYEFK
- a CDS encoding FumA C-terminus/TtdB family hydratase beta subunit; amino-acid sequence: MFELRFDKYKAGDFISFSGEFIIMRDAAHKRIFELFQKGESLPIDFKNKIIFYAGPAKKPYFQSIGAIGPTTSNRMDPFLKFMYDLGVYATVGKGKRSSFVSDLNKDYSKFYLIAPSGVAAFLSEKIMSHEVLAFEDLGTESIQRIIVKDFPLIMGIDSKGNTIY